One genomic region from Acidimicrobiales bacterium encodes:
- a CDS encoding DUF4389 domain-containing protein, with product MQPETSNPYPVDLSVDYEDAPRNRLTVGFRVFTALPVLVVLSLLGSGQIHVGYGSSFGAGGVIFLPTLLMLLFRRKYPGWWFDFNLNMVRFGSRVFAYLLILRDEYPSTDEEQAVHIELPDPQGGGALNRWLPLVKWFLAIPHYIVLFFLYIAGIVLSLIGWFVVLFTGRYPRSFHDFVVGLMRWSIRVQAYTTVLVTDRYPPFQLRP from the coding sequence GTGCAGCCAGAGACTTCCAATCCCTACCCGGTCGACTTGTCAGTCGACTATGAAGACGCCCCGCGCAACCGCCTGACAGTGGGCTTTCGGGTCTTCACGGCCCTACCCGTCCTGGTCGTGCTCTCCTTGTTGGGCAGTGGACAGATCCACGTCGGCTACGGGTCGAGCTTTGGTGCGGGCGGCGTCATCTTCCTGCCCACGCTGCTAATGCTGCTGTTCCGGCGCAAGTATCCGGGTTGGTGGTTCGACTTCAACCTCAACATGGTCAGGTTCGGCAGCCGGGTCTTCGCCTATCTCCTGATACTGCGAGACGAGTACCCCTCAACCGACGAAGAGCAGGCTGTGCACATCGAGCTCCCTGACCCTCAAGGCGGCGGTGCGCTCAATCGATGGCTACCTCTGGTCAAGTGGTTCCTGGCCATCCCGCACTACATCGTGCTCTTCTTCCTGTACATCGCCGGCATCGTCCTCAGCCTGATCGGCTGGTTCGTGGTGCTCTTTACCGGCCGCTATCCCCGGTCCTTCCATGACTTCGTGGTCGGCCTCATGCGGTGGTCCATCCGGGTTCAGGCCTACACGACGGTACTTGTCACGGACAGATATCCGCCCTTCCAGCTCAGACCATGA
- a CDS encoding SRPBCC family protein, with protein MIAASCERVYAAFVDPDALTAWLPPGGMTGAFERFDPRPGGSYRMVLTYADASVSQGKATGDTDIVEAKYIDLVPGVRVVQAVDFVSDDPAYAGTMTMTWEVMAVDGETRVDIIADNVPDGISADDHSEGMVSSLVKLAEYLEG; from the coding sequence ATGATCGCCGCCTCGTGTGAGCGGGTCTATGCGGCCTTTGTCGATCCCGACGCCCTGACAGCATGGCTTCCGCCAGGAGGAATGACGGGGGCCTTCGAACGATTTGATCCGCGTCCCGGCGGGTCCTATCGAATGGTGTTGACCTACGCCGACGCCTCTGTCTCACAGGGCAAGGCCACTGGGGACACCGATATCGTCGAGGCAAAATACATCGACCTCGTCCCCGGCGTGCGTGTGGTGCAAGCGGTGGACTTCGTTTCCGACGATCCCGCCTACGCCGGCACGATGACCATGACGTGGGAGGTCATGGCAGTCGATGGAGAAACGCGCGTCGACATCATTGCTGACAATGTCCCCGATGGCATCTCAGCGGACGATCACTCCGAAGGCATGGTCTCCTCCTTGGTGAAGCTCGCAGAGTATCTCGAGGGATAG
- a CDS encoding DUF3303 family protein, with product MKYLVSWITRSGASAADNEAAVARVLEVYSKWTPPSDETFHEFLGRLDGRGGYSIVETDNPESLGEGPAKFGAYFDFEIVPVADIADTVRLLAEGIDFRKTK from the coding sequence ATGAAATACCTGGTGTCATGGATCACTCGGAGCGGCGCCTCAGCCGCAGATAACGAAGCGGCAGTGGCCCGCGTCCTCGAGGTCTACAGCAAGTGGACGCCCCCGTCTGACGAGACGTTTCACGAGTTCCTCGGCCGACTCGACGGCCGAGGCGGATACTCCATCGTAGAGACCGACAATCCCGAATCCCTGGGCGAGGGTCCGGCGAAGTTCGGTGCATACTTCGACTTTGAGATTGTCCCGGTGGCCGACATCGCCGACACAGTCCGCCTCCTTGCCGAAGGGATAGATTTCCGCAAGACCAAGTAG
- a CDS encoding SDR family oxidoreductase, with protein sequence MSDPAVSRQSLTALVTGATSGLGREVAVQLARDGMSVIVVGRDDTRGAAVVEQIEAAGGRASFIAADLSDPADIQRLAKEAGEVDVLVNNAGHAVYGPTEETTVDDFDAMFASNVRAPYLLVGAFAPAMAAKGTGSIINISSMAGRIGLPGGAAYGATKAALASLTQGWTAEYSPRGVRVNAVAPGPIYTRPEGRQLFDSLGATTALNRAAQPDEIAEVVAFLASPRASYVTGAIVAADGGRTAI encoded by the coding sequence ATGTCAGATCCCGCCGTCTCAAGACAGTCCCTTACCGCTCTCGTTACGGGGGCGACCTCCGGCCTGGGCAGGGAAGTCGCCGTGCAGCTCGCTCGCGACGGCATGAGCGTCATCGTTGTCGGACGGGACGACACTCGAGGCGCCGCCGTTGTTGAACAGATCGAAGCAGCGGGAGGTCGAGCCTCATTCATCGCCGCCGATCTCAGTGACCCCGCGGACATCCAGCGCCTTGCCAAAGAGGCTGGCGAGGTCGACGTCCTGGTGAACAACGCCGGGCACGCCGTTTACGGACCGACCGAGGAGACCACCGTCGACGACTTCGACGCCATGTTCGCCAGCAACGTCCGAGCGCCGTACCTTCTCGTCGGCGCGTTCGCCCCGGCCATGGCGGCCAAAGGCACTGGCAGCATCATCAACATCAGCAGCATGGCTGGGCGCATCGGATTGCCCGGAGGCGCCGCCTACGGAGCAACCAAGGCGGCTCTTGCATCGCTGACCCAGGGCTGGACGGCCGAGTACAGCCCCAGGGGCGTGCGGGTTAACGCCGTTGCCCCAGGTCCCATCTACACCCGGCCCGAAGGACGCCAACTCTTCGACAGCCTTGGCGCCACCACCGCGCTCAACCGGGCCGCCCAGCCCGACGAGATCGCCGAGGTCGTCGCGTTCCTCGCCTCACCCCGAGCCAGCTACGTCACCGGCGCCATCGTCGCCGCCGACGGCGGCCGCACCGCCATCTAG
- a CDS encoding TetR/AcrR family transcriptional regulator, which produces MRRRDLTWGSLWDIEQDGLFTAYYTDRSGKVNLMATESVVERASARERLLVAASELFYEEGVHTVGVDRIVERAGVAKATLYSLFGNKDGLVRAYLVARHDRTRERMMQELAARFETPRDRLLGIFEVQGLSFIEPGFRGCAFVSANAESSPGSSVEEVTEDYRNWVRSLFFDSAKEAGATDPEHLARQLVLLYDGAGISAWMDHDANVAEAAQTVAAALIDSAVPDDARPVGRKSPLRSRRPADRHAK; this is translated from the coding sequence TTGAGACGGCGGGATCTGACATGGGGCTCCCTTTGGGATATTGAACAGGACGGTCTGTTTACCGCCTACTATACAGACCGTTCTGGTAAAGTCAATCTCATGGCCACAGAATCAGTCGTCGAGCGGGCCTCGGCTCGCGAGCGGCTGCTGGTCGCTGCCAGCGAGCTTTTTTATGAGGAGGGTGTGCACACGGTCGGCGTCGATCGGATCGTCGAGCGCGCGGGCGTGGCGAAGGCGACGCTCTATTCCTTGTTCGGGAACAAGGATGGATTGGTTCGGGCCTACCTGGTGGCGCGCCACGACCGCACCCGCGAGCGCATGATGCAAGAGCTCGCCGCTCGCTTCGAGACCCCACGTGATCGTCTGCTCGGGATCTTCGAAGTCCAAGGCCTATCGTTCATCGAACCGGGCTTCCGTGGCTGCGCCTTCGTCAGTGCGAACGCGGAGTCATCGCCAGGAAGCAGCGTCGAGGAAGTCACGGAGGACTATCGCAATTGGGTTCGCTCGCTGTTCTTTGACAGTGCCAAGGAGGCGGGGGCGACCGACCCCGAGCACCTCGCCCGACAACTTGTCCTGCTCTACGACGGCGCCGGGATCTCCGCCTGGATGGACCACGACGCGAACGTTGCCGAAGCTGCACAGACCGTCGCCGCCGCCCTGATCGACTCCGCTGTTCCCGATGACGCGAGGCCGGTCGGGCGCAAGTCGCCGCTTCGCTCTCGACGGCCAGCGGATCGACACGCGAAGTAG